One Microbacterium marinum genomic window, GTCTTCCATGTCCTGCGGGGCATGACCGTCGAGATGCCTTTCGTGTCGCTGCAGACGGCGTCCGGGTCCGATGGCGTGACCCTCTCGGCCGATCAGGTCGCCGGGGCGCGTGCCGCGACCGAGCATCTGATCTCGCTCGGACATTCGGACATCCTGCACCTCGCAGGTCCGCAGGACTGGATCGAGGCGGAGTCCCGGATGCGGGGCTACCTCGACGGTCTGCGCGAGGCCGATCTGCCCACGTTCCCACCCATCCGGGGCGACTGGACCGCCGATTTCGGCTATTTCGCCGGCCAGGAGCTCTCGCGCCGCCGCGACTTCACGGCGGTATTCGCGGCCAACGACCTCATGGCGATCGGGCTCATGCACGGGTTCCGGGATGCCGGGGTGCGTGTTCCGCACGATGTGAGTGTGATCGGGTTCGATGACATCCCCGTCGCGGCACATGTCGCACCGACACTGAGCACGGTTCACCAGGACTTCCCCGAACTCGGCCGCCGCGCGGTGCGTATCCTCCTCGCGCAGATCCGCGGTGAGGCCGTGCCCGAGTTCGGGCCGTTGCAAACGCTGCTGCGCACGCGCGAGTCGACCGCGTCGCGGTAGCGACACGGATTCGCCGGGCGTACTTGACAGCGCCTCAGCATCCGAGCACTATGGACTCAAATGTGAACGGTCACATCGACGGTGGCCGCACGTCAAGGAAGATTCGTGACCACCACAGCAACGTTGCCTACCGTGTCCGGCCCGATCCTCGAGATGCAGAACATCACGAAGGAGTTCCCGGGAGTCAAAGCGCTCGCCGACGTGTCCATCACCGTCCGTGCAGGTGAGATTCACGCCATCTGCGGCGAGAACGGTGCGGGCAAGTCCACCTTGATGAAGGTGCTCTCCGGGGTGTACCCCTTCGGCACGTACACGGGCGATATCCGTCTCTACGGCGAAGAGCAGCGGTTCCGTGACATCGCCGCGAGCGAGCAGGCCGGCATCGTCATCATCCACCAGGAGCTTGCGCTCATCCCCGAGCTCTCGATCACCGAGAACATCTTCCTCGGCAACGAGATCAAGCGGTTCGGTCGGATCGACTGGCCGGCGCAGAAGCTGCGCGCCACCGAGCTCCTCGCCCGCGTCGGGCTGGCGGAAGATCCCGACGTCCCCATCAAGACGCTCGGCGTGGGGAAGCAGCAGCTCATCGAGATCGCGAAGGCGCTGAACAAGGACGTCAAACTCCTCATTCTCGACGAGCCGACGGCCGCGCTGAACGAGAACGACTCGCAGCACCTGCTCGACCTGATCCTCGGACTGAAGGCGAAGGGGATCGCGTCGATCATCATCAGCCACAAGCTGAACGAGATCGAGCAGATCGCCGACGAGATCACGATCATCCGCGACGGGCGCACCGTCGAGACCCTCGACATCTCGCGCGGCGAAATCAACGAGGACCGCATCATCCGCGGCATGGTCGGCCGGTCGCTCGAAAGCCGGTACCCCGACCGCACTCCCGAGATCGGCGAGGTCTTCTTCGAAGTCAAGGACTGGTGGGTGCAGCATCCGACCGTCACCGAGCGCATGGTCGTGAAGGGTTCGAGCATCAACGTCCGGCGCGGCGAAGTGGTCGGCATCGCGGGCCTCATGGGCGCGGGGCGCACCGAGTTCGCCATGAGCATGTTCGGCCGGTCATACGGCACGTTCCTCGGCGGCACCATGATCAAGGACGGCCGGGAGATCGTGCTGCCCGACGTCGCGTCGGCGATCAAGCACGGCCTCGCGTACGTGAGCGAGGACCGCAAGGTGCTCGGTCTCAACCTGCTCGACACGATCAAGCGCTCCATCGTCGCCGCCAAGCTGTCGAAGATCGCGCACAACGGCGTCGTCGACGACCGCGAGGAGTTCACGATCGCCGAACAGTACCGAAAGGCGCTCCGCATCAAGACGCCGTCCGTCGATGAGGGCGTCGGCAAGCTCTCCGGCGGCAATCAGCAGAAGGTCGTGCTCGCGCGCTGGATGTTCACCGATCCCGACATCCTCATCCTCGACGAGCCGACCCGCGGCATCGACGTCGGCGCCAAGTACGAGATCTACGCGATCATCAACGAGCTCGCGGCGCAGGGCAAGGGCGTCATCGTCATCTCCAGCGAGCTGCCCGAACTGCTCGGCATCTCCGACCGCATCTACACCGTTTTCGAAGGTCGGGTCACCGACTGCATCCCGGCCGACCAGGCGACACCCGAGGCACTCATGCGCAGCATGACCTCCGCGACTCAGAGAGCAACCGCATGACCACCGAATCCACCCCGGCGAAGCGCGGGTTCCACTTCAAGGACATCACGAAGATGTTCGGCGGCGGCGGAACATCGACGCTGCGCCAGTTCGGAATCCTCGGCAGCTTGATCGTCATCATCGTCCTGTTCGAGATCCTGACGCTGATACGCAACGGTCCCAACGGCGCGACCCTGACGTCGGGAAACCTGATCAACGTCATCAATCAGTATTCGTTCATCCTGATCCTCGCGATCGGCATGGTGATGGTCATCATCATGGGGCACATCGACCTCTCGGTCGGCTCTGTCGCCGCATTCACCGGCATCATCGTGGCGAAATCGATGACCGAGTGGAACTTCCCCTGGCCGCTCGCGATCCTGCTCGGCCTCGGTGTCGGCGCGGCGGTCGGCGCATGGCAGGGCTTCTGGGTGGCCTACGTCGGCGTGCCGGCGTTCATCGTGACGCTTGCGGGAATGCTGTTCTTCCGTGGGGCGCAGCAGTGGATCGGCGACGCGCAGACCATCCCGGTGCCGAAGGGCTTCCAGATCATCGGCACGGGCTATCTCCCCGAGATCGGGCTGCCGCTGCCGTTCAACATCCCGACCATGCTGCTCGCACTCGTCGCGGTCGCCTGGCTCGTGTTCTGGGAGATCCGCACGCGTCGGGTTCAGAAGAAGATGGGCTCCGACCGTGCGCCCCTCTGGGTGAGCGTGACCAAGGTCGTGCTGCTCTCGGTCGTCGTGCTCGTGGCGGCGTGGATGTTCGCGACAGGGCGCCCCGGGACCAGCTTCCCGGTTCCCGGCCTGATCCTGCTCGCGCTCGTCATCGTCTACACGTTCGTCACGAGCAACACGGTCTTCGGTCGGCACATCTATGCGGTCGGCGGCAACCGGCAGGCCGCGCGCCTGTCGGGTGTGAAAGACCGCTGGGTCGACTTCTTCGTGATGATGAACATGTCGGTCCTCGCGGCCCTCGCCGGAATGATCTTCGTCGCCCGCTCGCAGGCCTCCGGTCCGAACGATGGCACCGGCTGGGAGCTCGACGCCATCGCCTCGGTGTTCATCGGCGGCGCGGCCGTCGCGGGAGGCATCGGCACCGTGATCGGATCGATCATCGGTGGTCTCGTGATGGCGTTCCTCAACAACGGCCTCGCGCTGCTCGGCCAGGGTTCCGACGTCGTCTCGATGATCAAGGGACTCGTGCTCCTGATCGCGGTCGGGATCGACGTCTGGAACAAGCAGCAGGGCCGCCCGTCGCTCATCGGTTTCATGACGCGCCGCTTCGGCCGCACGGAGGACCCGGCGACGCAGACCTTCGAGCCCAACAAGACCTACCAAGCCCCACCCGTCGACAAGACGAGCGGACAGTAGGGGCCTCGTCGCGCTCGCACGCGTGACGAGACCTTCACACACCATAGAAAGAGATCACATGAAGAAGATGCTTCTGACGGCGACAGCGATCGTCGCCTTGGGCGCTTTCGCCCTCACCGGATGCTCCTCCGAGCGCGGCGGTGGCGACACCGGGACCGGCGGCAGTGACGAGGCTGCAGTGGGCTTCGCGGCCGACGCGACGATCGGTGTCGCGCTTCCCGACAAGACGTCGGAGAACTGGGTCCTCGCGGGCAAGCTGTTCGAGGACGGTCTCGCAGAGGCCGGCTTCCAGGCCGACGTGCAGTACGCTCCGGCGTCGAACACGGTCGCCGAGCAGCAGAACCAGATCCAGGCGATGGTGACGAACGGCGCCAAGGTCATCATCATCGGCGCGAAGGACGGCAAGCAGCTCGCCACGCAGGTGCAGGCGGCGAAGGACGCCGGCGCCACCGTGATCGCGTACGACCGCCTGATCGAGAACACCGACGCGGTCGACTACTACGCCGCGTTCGACAACTTCAAGGTCGGCAACCTGCAGGGCCAGGCGCTGCTCGACGGTCTTGCCGAGCGCGCGGGCCACGAAGCTCCGTACAACATCGAGCTCTTCTCGGGCTCGCCGGACGACGCGAACTCCGCGGTGTTCTTCGATGGCGCCATGGAGGTTCTGCAGCCAAAGATCGACGACGGCACGCTGAACGTTGTCTCCGGCCAGACCGAGATCGCCCAGACGGCAACCGAGGGCTGGCTGGCCGAGAACGCGCAGAACCGCATGGACACGATCCTCACGGGCTCGTACAGCGGCGACACCGTGATCGACGGCGTCCTGTCCCCGAACGACACGCTGGCCCGCGCCATCATCACCTCTGTGCAGCAGGCAGGCAAGCCGGTCCCGGTCGTCACCGGCCAGGACTCCGAGGTCGAGTCGGTCAAGTCGATCATGGAGGGCGTGCAGTACTCCACGATCAACAAGGACACCTCGCTTCTCGTCGCGCAGGCCATCAAGATGGCCCAGCAGTTGCAGAAGGGCGAGGAGGTCGAGGTCAACGACACCGAGTCCTACGACAACGGCGTCAAGGTCGTCCCGGCCTACCTGCTCGACCCGGTCATCGTCACCAAGGAGAACGCCGCCGAGGCGTACGAGAACGTTCCGAGCCTCCTCGAGATCGTCAAGTCCTACGAGTAACACTCTCGCCCTCATCGAGGGCTGAGCGAGCCGTCCGGCCGATCCTCCTCGCGGGGGTCGCTCCGGGCGGCTCGTTCGCGTACTGGGCGCTCGTTGCCGCCTGAGCCGGCTCGCTCAGGGAACCAGCACGATCTTGCCCTCGACGCCGGCTGCGAGGGCACGGTGCGCGTCGGCGGCATCGGCGAGTGCGAACGTCGGGCCGAGTTCCACATCCAGTGCGCCCGCGGCGATGAGCTGCAGGCTCACCGGCACCGCCTCTGCGCGCAGGGCCAGCTGCTGCGAGGTGAGCGGTTCAGGACTGCCGCCCGAGAACGCGCGGATACCGAGGCCCGCGGCATCCGCTCCTCGGACGAGGGTCACGATACGACCGCGGTCGTCGACGAGCTCGATCGACGTGCGGAGGGCCTCGTCAGTGCCGGCTGCGTCGATCGCGACGGTGACGCCCTGGGGTGCAGCCGCGCGGACTCGATCGGCGAGGCCTTCGCCGTACGCGACGGGTGTCGCGCCGAGTGCACGCACACGCTCGGCGCGGCGCTCGCTGGTGGTTGCGATCACCGTCGCGCCCCAGAGGACGGCGAACTGGATGAGGAACTGCCCGACCGCACCGGAACCGGCGTGCACGAGGACGACGTCGGACGGTCCCACCGCCATCGACCGGAGCGTCTGGTAGGCGGTACCGGCCGGGATGCCGAGCGCAGCAGCCTGTGCAGCGCTCACCTGCGGCGGGCGAGGAGTGAGGGTGGATGCCGCGACGACGACGTCGGTCGCGTACAGCCCTGTCGCGCCCGCGATCGCGACCGCATCGCCCACGCGCAGCCCGTCGACGTCTGCGCCGAGCGCCGTCACGACGCCGGCGCCGTCGAATCCGATACGACGTGGCGAGGTGATCGGCGGCGAGGGGCGGGTGCCGGCGCGGAGCTTCGCGTCGAGAGGATTCACACCCGCAGCTTCGATGCGGACGGCCACGTCGCCGGGACCGGGAGCGGCGATGTCGATGTCGCCGAAGGTGAGGACCTCCGGGCCACCGAGTGCGAGGTACGTGATCGCGGATGCCATGGTGCCGCCAGCTTACGACGCTGTCTCAGTCCGTCGCGGCGAGGGCCTTCGTGATGCGCTGAAGCGAAACCGGCTCCGCTGTCCCCAGGCGCTGGGCGAACAGGCTCACCCGGTACTCCTCGAGGAGCCACCGCGCGTGCACGAGGCGCGCGGGCGCGCCCGCGGGAAGCGGCGTCGTGCCGCCGGCATCCGTGAACGCGGCGGCAGCGCGCTCGTATTCGGTCATGCGCTGCCGGTCGCGACCCGGGTTGTCGGCGAGGGTCGTCACCCGCTCGAGCGCCCCCTGCAGGTAGCGGGGGAGGTGCGCGAGCCGGGCGGTGCCGGTGCGCGAGACGAAACCGGGGTGCAGGAGCCCGGCGAGCTGCGTCTTGAGGTCGCCGAGGGCGGCGAGGAGCGTCATCGAGTTCTGTGCCCGGATGCCGCGCTCCACGTCGCGCTGCAGGGTGAGGATCTTCGCCGTCAGCGAGACGGTCTGGAAGAGCTCGTCGACGACGCGCGCCGAGAACGCGTCGCGGGCGGACGTGAAGCCGGCCTCGTCGCGGATGACCGATGCGCCGAGGACGGCATCGGCGACGGCGACGCGGGCGTCCTCGATGAGCGCTTTCGCGGAGGGATAGGGGGATGCCGCGAGCGCGAGCTTCTCGGCTGCGGTGAGGTGCTCGAGCACGTAGGCGGCAGGCGAGGGCACGGCGAGCAGCAGCAGACGGCGCACCCCTGCGCGGGTGAGGTCCGCTGCCCGCTCGGGCGTCGCCTCGATGCGGAGCGCGACGGACTCCTTCTCGTCGATGAGTGCGGGGTAGCCGCGCACGACACCGCCGGCGACCTTCGTGTCGACGACGGCCGGCAGCGCGCCGACGTCCCAGGTCGTGATCCCGGTGCGCTCGGCGGGTGCGGCCGGCCCGGATGCCGCGGGCGCGGCCGGCTGCGGACCGCGGCCCGGTGCCGGCTGGCGGGACACCGACCGGGCGACGGACTCCCGCGCTCGGCCGGCGAGACGCTGCTGGAGCTCGGCGAGATCGCGCGAGGAACCCACGGCGCGGCCGCGGTGGTCGACGGCACGGAACGAGACGAGGAGGTGCCCGGGGACGCGCTCGAGCTCGAAGTCGGCAGCGGTGACGGGCTGGTGCGCGACGCGCTGGATGCGTGCGGCGAGAGCCGCGCGGAGCGTCGAGGCGGGCAGCCCGTCGGTGTCCTCGGGGCCCGTGCCGGCGAGTTCGTCGCCGAGCGTGGTCGCCCAGTCCGCGGCCGGGACGACGTGACGGCGGATCGTCTTCGGCAGCGCCTTGATGAGCGCGGTGATGAGCTCCGCCCGCATTCCGGGCACCTGCCAGTCGAACCCGTCCGGTCGCAGCTGCGCCAGGAGCGCGAGTGGCACGACGACGCTCACGCCGTCGTCGGCGGCGCCCGGTTCGAACCGGTAGGCGAGGGAGAGCACCTGGTCGCCCTGTCGCCAGCGGGCGGGGAAGTCGCGCTCGTCGGTGCGTCCGCTCTCGCCGAGGAGGTCGGCCTCCGTCATGTCGAGGAGCTTCGGCGTCTGCGCCTGCGCGCCGCGCCACCACGTCTCGAACGAGCGGACGTCGAACACGTCGCGGGGCAGGCGGGCGTCGTAGAACGCGTACACCGCCTCGTCGCCGACGAGGATGTCGCGACGACGCTCGCGCTCTTCGATGCGCTCGAGACGTCGACGCAGATCGGCGTTGCGGCGCTCGAAGGCGGTGAGCCGCTTGTCGAGGTGCGACACGTTCCATTCGCCCTCGACCAGCGCGTGCCGCAGGAACAGCTCTCGCGCGAGCTCTCGGTCGAGGCGTGCGAGCTGCACGCGACGGCGCGGGATGATCTCGACCCCGAAGAGGGTGACCTTCTCGGCGGCGACGGCGGCACCGGCATCCTTCGACCAGTGCGGATCGCTGATGCTCCGATGCGCGAGGTCGCCGGCGAGCTCTTCGGCCCAGGCGGGGTCGACCTGCGCGACGGTGCGACCGAACAGGCGCGAGGTCTCGACGAGCTCGGCGGCCATGACGGCGTCGGGCGACGCCTTCTTGAGGCCCGACCCGGGGAAGATCGCGAACGACGCGCCGCGTGCACCGCGATACTGCGCGAGCGGCTTGCGGGCGCCCTTCTTCTTCGGGTCGTTCTGCACGGATCGTGTGTCGAGGATGCCGAGGTGGGACAGCAGGCCCGACAGGATCGCCCGGTGGATGGCGTCGGGGTCGGCGGCGCCGTCGCCGGCGAGGGCCTTCGACCCCGCCTGTGCTTTCGTGCTGGACAGGGCACGCAGTTGGCGGTGGACGTCGAACCACTCGCGCACCCGCACATAGTTGAGGTGCTCGCTCCGACACAGCCGCCGGAATGCGCTGGAGCCGAGCTCGCGCTGCTGCTCGCGGAGGTGGTTCCAGAGGTTCAGCAGCGAGAGGAAGTCGCTCGTCGGGTCGGTGAAGCGCGCGTGGAGGCGGTCGGCTTCCTCGCGGCGCTCCTCGGGACGCTCGCGGACGTCTTGGATCGAGAGTCCCGCGACGATCGCGAGGACGTCGCGGGAGACGCCGAGGGTCTCAGCCTCCAGCAGCATCCGAGCGAAGCGCGGGTCGATCGGCAGGCGTGAGATCCGCCGGCCGAGCTGTGTGAGCTTCAGCGCACCGGTCTTGCCGGTGACGGCGCGGAGCTCGGTGAGGAGCTCGACGGCCGCCTTCACACCGCGGGAGTCGGGCTTGGTCAGGAACGGGAACTCGGTCACGTCGCCGAAGCCGAGCGCGAGCATCTGCAGGATGACCGACGCGAGCGAGGTGCGCAGGATCTCGGGTTCGGTGAATTCCGGCCGGCCGAGGAAGTCCTCCTCGGCGTACAGCCGGATCGCAATGCCGGGGGAGGTGCGTCCCGCGCGACCGCTGCGCTGTTGCGCCGAGGCCTGCGACACGGCTTCGATGGGCAGGCGCTGCACCTTCGAGCGCACGCTGTAGCGCGAGATGCGGGCGGTGCCCGTATCGACGACGTAGCGGATGCCGGGAACCGTGAGGCTCGTCTCGGCGACGTTGGTCGCGAGGATGATGCGCCGGCGGACCCCCGCGACGCGCGACGGCTCGAAGACGCGGTGCTGCTCGGCCGCGGACAGGCGGCCGTAGAGGGGGAGCACCTCGGTGGGTCGGGCGTCGCCCCGGTACATGCCGTTCACGGCATCCGCGGCATCCCGGATCTCGGCCTCGCCGGGGAAGAAGACCAGGACGTCGCCGTCGGGCTCGCGATCGAGCTCGCGGAGGGCCGCGACGAGGCCGTCGACATCGTCCTCGGTGTCGTCGTGTGCCCGGTAGCGGATCTCGACGGGGAACGTGCGCCCGGAGACCTCGATGATCGGCGCGGGGATGCGCTCCCCGTCGGGGGCGGTCGACGCGAAGTGCGCGGCGAAGCTCTCGGGGTCGATCGTCGCCGACGTGATGACGACCTTGAGGTCGGGGCGCTCGGGCAGGATGCGGGCGAGGTACCCCAGCAGGAAGTCGACGTTGAGGGAGCGTTCGTGGGCTTCGTCGACAATGATCGTGTCGTACCGGCGGAGGAGCCGGTCGCGGTGGATCTCGTTCAGCAGGATGCCGTCGGTCATCAGCGTGACCTGCGTGGCATCGGTCACCTCGTCGGTGAAGCGGACCTTGTAGCCGATGGCGCCGCCCAGGGGCACCTGCACCTCGGAGGCCAGCCGCTCGGCGATGGAACGGGCGGCGATGCGGCGCGGCTGCGTGTGCGCGATGCGCGTGCGGCCGAGCTCGAGGCAGATCTTGGGGAGCTGCGTCGTCTTGCCCGACCCGGTCGCACCGGCGACGATGACGACCTGCGACGTCTCGATGGCGCGCGCGATCTCGTCCCGCGCGGCGCTGACGGGCAGCTCCGGGGGATACGAGATGACGGGGACGGGTGCGGACACAGCCTTCGATCCTATCGCGGTGGATGCCGCGCGACGCCCGCCGCTGCGCTCACCGCGCGATCTTGGTCGCCTCGTCGAGGAGGGGGAGGTCGGCGGCGGTGACCAGGCGGGAGAGGATCGCGTGCTCGACGAGCCGGGCCCGCCGGTTCGTCGCGAGCTTCCCGGCGCCGCCGCGGAGCCCCTGGACACCTTCGCGGTCGAACTTGTCGCAGACGTTGTCGAGCTTGCGGTTGAACGTGGTCAACGGCCAGCCCAGGCGCTGGGCCGCAGCGGCGGAGGTGGGGATCTGGCTGGACCCCATCATCCCGCCGCGCAGGATCGGCTCGCAGAGGGCGATCAGCAGCTGCCGCTGGCTGACGGTGAGGGGCACGGCCCCGATGGTCGTGCCGCCGTCGGTGTCATCACCGTCGCCAGCCGCATCGCGACCCGTGAACCGGGCGGCGTCGTTGCGGATCGTGAACTCATACGTGAAGGCGCCGGCGGTGAACATGACGATCAGTTCGGGGAACACGAGCGGCACCCGGGTCCCGGGGCCGAGCATCGCCTGATACGCGCCGTCGGCGGTGGCGAGGGCGACCGAGATCGAGCGGCCCGTGTTGGAGAGCCACCACAGGTCCTGCGCCGACTCGATCTCGAGGAGCCGCCGGTGCAGGTACGGGTTCGTGTCGATCACGAGGTCCGCGTCGCGGCCGATCGAGAACGACTGTCCCGGTGTGGGGTAAAACCACTCGCCGCAGAACTCGATCCCGAGTTCGACCGTCGTGTTCTCCGCCGTCTGTTCGATGTCTTCCGTCACCGTCATCCCCCTCCGACGATCAGCATGATGCCGGTGATCGCCCCGCCCACGATCACCACGACGCCCGCGACGAGCGCGAGCAGGAATCCGCGCCGGCGGCGCGGTCGTACGTTCGCCGCGCCCACCGGATCGACCGCGGTGGGCGGCGTCACGGGCGTGCGGGTGATGGCGGGCGCCGGAGCGTCGGCGCGCGGCCGGTAGATCGCCTTCGATCCGGTGGCCCCGGGGACCGCCGCGGTGCGCGGTGTGTCGGCGCGCCCTCGCGTGATCGAGGTGTCGACTTCTCGTCGCTGGACGATCGTGTGGTCGAGAGGCGATTCGGTCGCCTCGGCGGCCTCCAGCGATCCGCGCGGGATGTCGCTCACCTCGAGCGGCGGTTCGATCCGACGCGCCGCGATGGAGGTGCGCTCGTCGTCGATCTGCGGGACGTCGGTGTCTTCGACGGGGCGTTCGTGGCGGCGGGAGAGCGTGGTGCGCTCGTCGTCGATCTGCGGGACGTCGGTGTCTTCGACGGGGCGTTCGTGGCGGCGGGAGAGCGTGGTGCGCTCGTCGTCGATCTGCGGGACGTCGGTGTCTTCGACGGGGCGTTCGTGGCGGCGGGAGAGCGTGGTGCGGTCCTCCGGATCGTCGTCCGGCGCGCCCCGACGGCGCGGTGACAGCGTCGTCGCGTCGTCAAGATCCGTCCCCGCCATGCCGGGGACCGCATCGATCACCTCGCGTCGAGCCTCGCGCCGCGGCGACAGCGTGGTCGCCTCATCCGCGGCATCCTCATCTCTGGACCGGTCAGTCACGGGACCTCCGCCGAGAGGACGGGATCGTCGCGACCTCGATCGTGCCGGTGGCCGACCCGCTCGTCATCAACCCGCCCGTCGTATCCTCCAGTCGCGGGTGGATGCCGCCGCCGACGACGTCGACCACGATCGCGGTGACGTTGTCGCGGCCTCCGTGCGCGAGCGCCTGCGCCACCAGCGAACCGGCGGTGTGGGTGGGGGACCCGCCCACCAGCAGCCCGGCGCGGATGCCCTCGTCGCTGACTTCGCCCGACAGGCCGTCGGAACAGATCAGCAGTCGTTCGCCGGTGACGACGGGAAGCAGCCAGTAGTCCGCCGGGCTGCGCTCACCGCCCATCGCGCGGGTGATCACGTTGCGGCCCTCGTACTGCGACATCTGCTCCCGGGTGAGCCGGCCGGCATCCACCAACTCCTGCGCCACCGAGTGGTCGATCGTCAGCTGCTCGAGGCGCTCGGAGAGGAGGCGGTACACGCGGGAATCGCCGACGTTCAGGACGAGCCAGCGCTGCTCGCCGTCCTGCTCGACGGCGACGAGCCCGGTGAGGGTGGAGCCGGCGCCGCGCGTGGTTCCGGCGGCGATCTCCACGACGGCGCTGTGGGCGGCGTAGACGGCCTGAGCCACCTCTTCGGGAGCGACGTCGCTGCGGCCGACGAAGCCGCGGAACGCGTCGATCACCGCTGCCGAGGCACGATCGCCGGCTTCGTGTCCGCCCATTCCGTCGGCGACCAAGTAGACCGGGAAGCTCGCCAGGAATGAGTCCTCGTTGGCCGGACGCCGAAGACCCGGGTCGGTCAGCGCACCGCTGATGACCTCCAGGTGGGCGTCGGGCCGAGTGGTCATCAGCTGTCCGCGAGGTGGAGTTCTGCGTCGCCGAGCAGGAACCGCCCCGACAGTGCGGTCGGTGCGGTCACCTCGGTCTCGGCATCGGCCGGTCCCACGAAGACGCCGTTGGTCGACGCGAGATCGGTGATGGTCCACTGGCCGGCGTCGCGGCGCAGCAGCGCATGCGTCTTGGAGACCGTCCGGGTGACGTCGTCGATCGGCACGCGCTGCGCGCCCGGCGAATCCGACGGAGCGACGGGGTTCCGTCCGAGGACGGCGACCTCGCTCTGGAGCGACACGGTGATGCCGCCCGGAAGAGTGAGCGTGGTGGTGGGTTGACGGTGCGCGGCGAGGACGGTGTGCTCGTCGAGATCGTCGTCCGCCGGCGCAGGCGCGGCTGCGGGTGCGGCGGGCGCGGGAGCTGCTGCGGCGGGTGCCGGAGCGGGGGAGGGTGCCGCCGGCGCGGGGGCGGGCGCCGCGACCGGTGCGGCGGGAGGC contains:
- the hrpA gene encoding ATP-dependent RNA helicase HrpA; translation: MSAPVPVISYPPELPVSAARDEIARAIETSQVVIVAGATGSGKTTQLPKICLELGRTRIAHTQPRRIAARSIAERLASEVQVPLGGAIGYKVRFTDEVTDATQVTLMTDGILLNEIHRDRLLRRYDTIIVDEAHERSLNVDFLLGYLARILPERPDLKVVITSATIDPESFAAHFASTAPDGERIPAPIIEVSGRTFPVEIRYRAHDDTEDDVDGLVAALRELDREPDGDVLVFFPGEAEIRDAADAVNGMYRGDARPTEVLPLYGRLSAAEQHRVFEPSRVAGVRRRIILATNVAETSLTVPGIRYVVDTGTARISRYSVRSKVQRLPIEAVSQASAQQRSGRAGRTSPGIAIRLYAEEDFLGRPEFTEPEILRTSLASVILQMLALGFGDVTEFPFLTKPDSRGVKAAVELLTELRAVTGKTGALKLTQLGRRISRLPIDPRFARMLLEAETLGVSRDVLAIVAGLSIQDVRERPEERREEADRLHARFTDPTSDFLSLLNLWNHLREQQRELGSSAFRRLCRSEHLNYVRVREWFDVHRQLRALSSTKAQAGSKALAGDGAADPDAIHRAILSGLLSHLGILDTRSVQNDPKKKGARKPLAQYRGARGASFAIFPGSGLKKASPDAVMAAELVETSRLFGRTVAQVDPAWAEELAGDLAHRSISDPHWSKDAGAAVAAEKVTLFGVEIIPRRRVQLARLDRELARELFLRHALVEGEWNVSHLDKRLTAFERRNADLRRRLERIEERERRRDILVGDEAVYAFYDARLPRDVFDVRSFETWWRGAQAQTPKLLDMTEADLLGESGRTDERDFPARWRQGDQVLSLAYRFEPGAADDGVSVVVPLALLAQLRPDGFDWQVPGMRAELITALIKALPKTIRRHVVPAADWATTLGDELAGTGPEDTDGLPASTLRAALAARIQRVAHQPVTAADFELERVPGHLLVSFRAVDHRGRAVGSSRDLAELQQRLAGRARESVARSVSRQPAPGRGPQPAAPAASGPAAPAERTGITTWDVGALPAVVDTKVAGGVVRGYPALIDEKESVALRIEATPERAADLTRAGVRRLLLLAVPSPAAYVLEHLTAAEKLALAASPYPSAKALIEDARVAVADAVLGASVIRDEAGFTSARDAFSARVVDELFQTVSLTAKILTLQRDVERGIRAQNSMTLLAALGDLKTQLAGLLHPGFVSRTGTARLAHLPRYLQGALERVTTLADNPGRDRQRMTEYERAAAAFTDAGGTTPLPAGAPARLVHARWLLEEYRVSLFAQRLGTAEPVSLQRITKALAATD
- a CDS encoding PP2C family protein-serine/threonine phosphatase; protein product: MTTRPDAHLEVISGALTDPGLRRPANEDSFLASFPVYLVADGMGGHEAGDRASAAVIDAFRGFVGRSDVAPEEVAQAVYAAHSAVVEIAAGTTRGAGSTLTGLVAVEQDGEQRWLVLNVGDSRVYRLLSERLEQLTIDHSVAQELVDAGRLTREQMSQYEGRNVITRAMGGERSPADYWLLPVVTGERLLICSDGLSGEVSDEGIRAGLLVGGSPTHTAGSLVAQALAHGGRDNVTAIVVDVVGGGIHPRLEDTTGGLMTSGSATGTIEVATIPSSRRRSRD